A single Amphiprion ocellaris isolate individual 3 ecotype Okinawa chromosome 15, ASM2253959v1, whole genome shotgun sequence DNA region contains:
- the eya3 gene encoding LOW QUALITY PROTEIN: eyes absent homolog 3 (The sequence of the model RefSeq protein was modified relative to this genomic sequence to represent the inferred CDS: deleted 1 base in 1 codon), producing the protein MSGRSAAEMDDSQELPAKKAKIELDGGLEKEQSNLGDDGSPASVLASSEQDGSYSALSTAQLDPGEHEQSNADRGAASQTCGDSINSYAHSAADTTATSEYTQQVYQGSSPAVTSYTGQVSFPPLAQSTVYSAFPQTGQTYGLPPFGAMWPGIKTETGLPEAPSGGQPGFLSFSTAYTSTQPGQLHYSYPSQGSSFTTSSVYSNIPSATAVTTASTAAAAHQEFSSYNSLGQSQFSQYYSLPPSYVPAGLPSSDEHSAGVGAAGYSAVKSEEAASAGLPPRDASPPENLPAGAALPTNVALPAGARDQDEVGRRNSVGKAKGKGKKSDSCPPTDTDLERIFLWDLDETIIIFHSLLTGSYAQKFGKDPATVLNLGLQMEELIFELADTHLFFNDLEECDQVHVEDVASDDNGQDLSNYNFLADGFNGPSGGGASGTTTGVQGGVEWMRKLAFRYRRLKEIYNSYKRNVGGLLSPMKRELLIRLQSEIENVTDAWLSTALKSLLLIQSRGKCMNVLVTTTQLVPALAKVLLYGLGDVFPIENIFSATKIGKESCFERIVSRFGKKVTYVVIGDGRDEEFAAKQHNMPFWRISLTATWCLFTKRWNWTSCKGAECGLKGKTWETLERTESSTAVRNLLSLRDGPGFRFVSPGAPPLRQLTSPPDWH; encoded by the exons ATGTCGGGTCGCTCTGCTGCAGAGATGGACGACTCGCAGGAGCTGCCG GCAAAGAAGGCCAAGATTGAGCTCGACGGTGGACTGGAGAAGGAGCAGAG TAATTTGGGTGACGATGGGAGTCCGGCTTCTGTTTTAGCTTCATCGGAGCAGGACGGCTCGTATTCTGCTCTGTCCACTGCACAGCTCGACCCAG GTGAACATGAGCAGTCCAATGCAGACAGAGGAGCAGCATCTCAAACATGTGGCGACTCCATTAACTCGTACGCACATTCAG ccgccgacacaacaGCCACGTCTGAATACACCCAGCAGGTTTATCAGGGAAGCAG CCCAGCAGTGACGTCCTACACCGGCCAGGTCTCCTTCCCTCCTCTGGCTCAGTCCACCGTGTACTCGGCCTTCCCCCAGACCGGACAGACTTACGGCCTTCCACCGTTCG GTGCTATGTGGCCAGGCATAAAAACAGAGACAGGGCTGCCTGAGGCGCCCTCTGGTGGCCAGCCTGGGTTTCTCAGCTTCAGCACCGCATATACCTCAACCCAGCCCGGCCAGCTGCACTACTCATACCCCAGCCAAG gCTCCAGCTTCACAACATCCAGCGTCTACTCCAACATCCCCTCAGCTACAGCCGTCACCACGgcctccacagcagcagcagcacaccaG GAGTTCAGCAGCTACAACTCTCTGGGTCAGAGCCAGTTCTCCCAGTACTACAGTCTGCCTCCCAGTTATGTTCCTGCTGGTCTGCCCAGCAGTGATGAGCACAGCGCTGGTGTTGGAGCAGCCGGATATTCAGCGGTGAAGTCGGAGGAAGCCGCTTCAGCTGGACTTCCTCCCAGAG ATGCGTCTCCACCTGAGAACCTCCCGGCAGGAGCAGCTCTTCCCACCAACGTGGCTCTGCCTGCTGGAGCTCGAGATCAGGACGAGGTCGGTCGCAGGAACTCTGTGGGAAAAGCCAAAGGGAAGGGCAAGAAGTCGGACAGCTGCCCACCGACCGACACCGACCTGGAG cGTATTTTCCTGTGGGATCTGGACGAGACCATCATTATTTTCCACTCGCTGCTCACTGGCTCTTACGCTCAGAAGTTTGGAAAG GATCCGGCCACGGTGCTGAATCTGGGCCTGCAGATGGAGGAGCTGATCTTCGAGCTGGCGGACACTCATCTGTTCTTCAACGACCTGGAG GAGTGCGATCAGGTCCATGTGGAGGATGTAGCTTCTGATGACAACGGACAGGACCTGAG TAACTACAACTTCCTGGCGGACGGTTTTAATGGTCCCAGTGGTGGAGGAGCTTCAGGAACCACCACAGGAGTCCAGGGAGGCGTGGAGTGGATGCGCAAACTGGCCTTCCGCTACCGTCGGCTAAAAGAGATCTACAACAGCTACAAGAGGAACGTCGGGG GCCTGTTGAGTCCCATGAAGAGGGAGCTGCTCATAAGACTTCAGTCTGAGATCGAGAACGTCACCGACGCCTGGCTCAGCACAGCGCTGAAGAGTCTGCTGCTCATCCAGTCCAG GGGGAAGTGTATGAACGTGTTGGTCACCACCACTCAGCTTGTACCTGCTCTGGCCAAAGTTCTGCTGTACGGTCTGGGAGACGTCTTCCCCATCGAGAACATCTTCAGCGCCACAAAAATAG GGAAGGAGAGCTGCTTTGAGAGGATCGTCTCTCGCTTCGGTAAGAAGGTGACGTATGTGGTGATCGGTGACGGCAGAGACGAGGAGTTCGCAGCTAAACAG CACAACATGCCTTTCTGGAGGATCTCG CTCACGGCGACCTGGTGTCTCTTCACCAAGCGCTGGAACTGGACTTCTTGTAAAGGAGCAGAATGCGGCTTAAAGGGAAAAACGTGGGAGACTTTGGAGAGAACTGAATCCTCCACAGCTGTTAGAAACCTTCTCTCTCTGAGGGACGGCCCTGGATTTAGGTTCGTGTCGCCTGGCGCTCCTCCTCTACGGCAGCTAACCTCCCCACCTGACTGGCACTGA
- the si:ch211-195b13.1 gene encoding STKc_SGK domain-containing protein isoform X1, translating into MAVTEAGCDLTYCKMRGIVAVLTAFIKERKMGLNDFIQKLVSTPHICQHAEVNNFLKIDENQNEEDSETDQLPDSPMCLNSRSSLAEDTQIKPCDFDYLKIIGKGSFGKVLLARHKESTKYYAVKVLQKKIILKKKEQKHIMAERSVLMKNIKHPFLVGLHYSFQTTDKLYFVLDYVNGGELFYHLQRERIFLEPRARFYAAEIASALGYLHSLHIVYRDLKPENILLDSQGHIVLTDFGLCKEGLEPTGTTTTFCGTPEYLAPEVLQKQAYDRTVDWWCLGSVLYEMLYGLPPFYSRNTAEMYNNILHKSPVLKPNVSNAGRELLEGLLQKDRTKRLGVKDDFLELKYHSFFSPINWDDLMAKKITPPFVPSVSGPTDLRHFDPEFTHLPVSSSLCTDTLTVTSSVKEAAGAFPGFSYGPPADHSFM; encoded by the exons ATGGCCGTGACCGAAGCCGGATGTGATCTGACTTACTGCAAAATGAGGGGAATCGTAGCCGTTCTGACCG CTTTCATCAAGGAGAGGAAAATGGGTCTGAACGACTTCATCCAGAAGCTGGTGTCCACTCCACATATCTGCCAACA TGCTGAAGTCAACAACTTCCTGAAGATAGATGAGAACCAGAACGAGGAGGACTCTGAAACCGATCAGCTTCCTGATAGTCCG ATGTGCCTAAATTCACGAAGTTCCCTGGCTGAGGACACTCA GATCAAACCCTGTGATTTTGACTACCTCAAAATCATCGGGAAAGGCAGCTTTGGGAAG GTCCTGCTGGCTCGGCACAAGGAGTCCACCAAATACTACGCTGTCAAAGTGCTGCAGAAGAAAATCatcctgaagaagaaagag CAAAAGCATATCATGGCGGAGCGCAGCGTGCTGATGAAGAACATCAAACATCCGTTCCTGGTGGGGCTGCACTACTCCTTCCAGACCACCGACAAGCTCTACTTTGTGCTGGACTACGTCAACGGTGGAGAG CTGTTCTACCACCTCCAGAGAGAGAGGATCTTCCTGGAGCCCAGAGCTCGGTTCTACGCCGCCGAGATCGCAAGTGCACTCGGCTACCTGCACTCTCTGCACATTGTGTACAG GGACCTGAAGCCTGAGAACATCCTGTTGGACTCTCAGGGTCACATTGTCCTGACAGACTTCGGCCTCTGCAAGGAAGGTCTGGAGCCCACTGGGACCACCACCACCTTCTGTGGGACACCTGAG TATCTGGCTCCAGAGGTTCTCCAGAAGCAGGCGTACGATCGCACTGTGGACTGGTGGTGTCTGGGATCAGTGCTCTACGAGATGCTCTACGGACTG CCTCCGTTCTACAGCCGTAACACCGCTGAGATGTACAACAACATCCTCCACAAATCCCCGGTGCTGAAGCCCAACGTGTCCAATGCCGGCAGGGAGCTGCTGGAAGGTCTGCTGCAGAAGGACCGCACCAAGAGGCTGGGGGTCAAGGACGACTTT CTGGAGCTCAAGTATCATTCCTTCTTCTCTCCCATCAACTGGGACGACCTGATGGCCAAGAAGATCACACCTCCGTTTGTTCCCTCAGTG AGCGGTCCTACTGATCTGCGACACTTCGACCCAGAGTTCACCCACCTGCCGGTTTCCTCCTCTCTGTGCACCGACACCCTGACGGTGACCAGCAGCGTCAAGGAGGCGGCCGGAGCTTTTCCCGGCTTCTCCTACGGACCTCCGGCGGACCACTCCTTCATGTGA
- the si:ch211-195b13.1 gene encoding STKc_SGK domain-containing protein isoform X2 has translation MKTGKKSFIAFIKERKMGLNDFIQKLVSTPHICQHAEVNNFLKIDENQNEEDSETDQLPDSPMCLNSRSSLAEDTQIKPCDFDYLKIIGKGSFGKVLLARHKESTKYYAVKVLQKKIILKKKEQKHIMAERSVLMKNIKHPFLVGLHYSFQTTDKLYFVLDYVNGGELFYHLQRERIFLEPRARFYAAEIASALGYLHSLHIVYRDLKPENILLDSQGHIVLTDFGLCKEGLEPTGTTTTFCGTPEYLAPEVLQKQAYDRTVDWWCLGSVLYEMLYGLPPFYSRNTAEMYNNILHKSPVLKPNVSNAGRELLEGLLQKDRTKRLGVKDDFLELKYHSFFSPINWDDLMAKKITPPFVPSVSGPTDLRHFDPEFTHLPVSSSLCTDTLTVTSSVKEAAGAFPGFSYGPPADHSFM, from the exons CTTTCATCAAGGAGAGGAAAATGGGTCTGAACGACTTCATCCAGAAGCTGGTGTCCACTCCACATATCTGCCAACA TGCTGAAGTCAACAACTTCCTGAAGATAGATGAGAACCAGAACGAGGAGGACTCTGAAACCGATCAGCTTCCTGATAGTCCG ATGTGCCTAAATTCACGAAGTTCCCTGGCTGAGGACACTCA GATCAAACCCTGTGATTTTGACTACCTCAAAATCATCGGGAAAGGCAGCTTTGGGAAG GTCCTGCTGGCTCGGCACAAGGAGTCCACCAAATACTACGCTGTCAAAGTGCTGCAGAAGAAAATCatcctgaagaagaaagag CAAAAGCATATCATGGCGGAGCGCAGCGTGCTGATGAAGAACATCAAACATCCGTTCCTGGTGGGGCTGCACTACTCCTTCCAGACCACCGACAAGCTCTACTTTGTGCTGGACTACGTCAACGGTGGAGAG CTGTTCTACCACCTCCAGAGAGAGAGGATCTTCCTGGAGCCCAGAGCTCGGTTCTACGCCGCCGAGATCGCAAGTGCACTCGGCTACCTGCACTCTCTGCACATTGTGTACAG GGACCTGAAGCCTGAGAACATCCTGTTGGACTCTCAGGGTCACATTGTCCTGACAGACTTCGGCCTCTGCAAGGAAGGTCTGGAGCCCACTGGGACCACCACCACCTTCTGTGGGACACCTGAG TATCTGGCTCCAGAGGTTCTCCAGAAGCAGGCGTACGATCGCACTGTGGACTGGTGGTGTCTGGGATCAGTGCTCTACGAGATGCTCTACGGACTG CCTCCGTTCTACAGCCGTAACACCGCTGAGATGTACAACAACATCCTCCACAAATCCCCGGTGCTGAAGCCCAACGTGTCCAATGCCGGCAGGGAGCTGCTGGAAGGTCTGCTGCAGAAGGACCGCACCAAGAGGCTGGGGGTCAAGGACGACTTT CTGGAGCTCAAGTATCATTCCTTCTTCTCTCCCATCAACTGGGACGACCTGATGGCCAAGAAGATCACACCTCCGTTTGTTCCCTCAGTG AGCGGTCCTACTGATCTGCGACACTTCGACCCAGAGTTCACCCACCTGCCGGTTTCCTCCTCTCTGTGCACCGACACCCTGACGGTGACCAGCAGCGTCAAGGAGGCGGCCGGAGCTTTTCCCGGCTTCTCCTACGGACCTCCGGCGGACCACTCCTTCATGTGA